From a single Lactococcus carnosus genomic region:
- a CDS encoding DUF1827 family protein codes for MKIINVTNNFPNLVNEQLRNTDALTVEVYSAGNTTTIFTRASTHYELIITNKHRAIRPDERESIQTFFLKKRIDQSIIDKNNISIIDEPRLLEISYPILKK; via the coding sequence ATGAAGATAATTAATGTGACTAACAATTTTCCAAACCTTGTAAACGAACAGTTACGAAACACTGATGCGTTAACAGTTGAAGTCTATTCAGCCGGTAATACAACCACCATTTTTACAAGAGCTTCTACACACTACGAACTGATTATTACAAACAAACATCGTGCCATTCGGCCAGATGAACGCGAAAGTATTCAAACATTTTTCCTGAAAAAACGCATTGACCAATCCATAATTGACAAAAATAACATCTCAATTATTGATGAGCCTAGGTTACTAGAAATCTCGTACCCTATCTTAAAAAAATAA
- the coaE gene encoding dephospho-CoA kinase (Dephospho-CoA kinase (CoaE) performs the final step in coenzyme A biosynthesis.), translating to MKKIIGITGGIASGKSTVTSFLKSRGYEVIDADAVVRELQQIGGALYVAISDTFGPTYFLADGELDRITFGQAIFANPEMRAQLSTLQDKLIRDALFDRCQVSQSDLVFMDIPLLFEKNYTGFDEIWLVYVPKEIQLERLMKRNNLSQADALLRIDSQMPLDDKCALATRIIKNCDTIDMLEIQLTAIISEI from the coding sequence ATGAAAAAAATAATCGGTATAACAGGTGGCATTGCAAGCGGTAAGTCAACTGTAACCTCTTTTTTGAAATCCAGAGGATATGAGGTGATTGATGCAGATGCCGTTGTAAGAGAGTTACAGCAAATCGGTGGTGCATTATATGTGGCAATAAGTGACACATTTGGTCCCACATATTTTTTAGCGGATGGTGAGTTAGATCGTATCACCTTTGGTCAAGCGATTTTTGCTAACCCCGAAATGCGAGCCCAACTGTCAACGTTGCAAGATAAGTTGATTCGAGATGCGCTTTTTGACAGATGTCAAGTCAGTCAGTCTGATCTTGTATTCATGGATATCCCTTTATTATTTGAAAAAAATTATACTGGATTTGATGAAATCTGGCTGGTGTATGTACCCAAGGAAATCCAACTAGAGCGGTTAATGAAACGCAATAACTTATCTCAAGCGGATGCCTTGCTAAGGATTGATAGCCAAATGCCGTTAGATGACAAGTGTGCTTTAGCAACACGCATTATCAAGAATTGTGATACAATAGATATGTTAGAAATTCAGTTAACAGCGATAATAAGTGAGATTTAA
- a CDS encoding multidrug efflux MFS transporter: MEINWRRNLSIAWFGTFFTSASISLVMPFMALYVQKLGARGNAVELFTGLSIGISALASGLVAPIWGRLADQYGRRVMMIRASIVMTFTMSALAFVPNVWWLLVMRLLNGIFAGYIPNSTALIASQIPREKSGYALGILSTGMIGGSLIGPSIGGFFAQIVGMENVFLITGSILLLVTVLTIFFVKEDFTPIEKVDLLTTKQVFERVPNQQILYGLFITSFILQLTVQSVSPILTLYIRQLNGHSGNLLMISGFIVSAVGLSEMLSSGTLGKIGDKIGSHRLIIIGLVYSLVVYVPMAFVKTPLQLGILRFLLGFGSGALVPSVNSLLSRITPPEGISRIFSFNQMFMNFGQVAGPLLGSAIAGYISYQAVFIATSCFVLFNLIWSLFNFRKFLGVRTIES, encoded by the coding sequence ATAGAAATAAATTGGCGACGTAATCTATCCATTGCATGGTTCGGTACATTTTTTACATCTGCGAGTATTTCCTTAGTGATGCCATTTATGGCCCTCTATGTCCAAAAATTAGGTGCTAGAGGAAATGCAGTAGAATTATTTACGGGACTATCTATCGGGATTAGTGCACTTGCTAGTGGCTTAGTTGCCCCGATATGGGGGCGTCTTGCCGACCAGTATGGCCGGCGTGTGATGATGATCCGGGCCTCTATCGTCATGACCTTTACCATGAGTGCCTTGGCCTTTGTACCAAATGTTTGGTGGCTGTTAGTCATGCGTTTACTGAATGGTATATTTGCCGGTTATATTCCAAACTCGACTGCTCTGATTGCTAGTCAAATCCCACGAGAGAAGAGTGGGTACGCCTTGGGGATTTTATCAACAGGTATGATAGGTGGGTCTCTAATCGGGCCATCTATTGGTGGATTTTTTGCACAGATTGTCGGGATGGAAAATGTCTTCTTGATTACAGGTAGTATTTTACTACTTGTCACTGTGTTAACAATATTTTTCGTAAAAGAAGACTTTACCCCAATCGAAAAAGTTGATTTGCTGACGACCAAGCAAGTCTTTGAGCGTGTGCCAAACCAACAAATTCTCTATGGGCTATTTATCACCAGCTTTATTCTGCAATTAACTGTCCAGTCAGTTTCGCCGATATTGACACTTTACATTCGCCAATTAAATGGCCACTCAGGTAATCTCTTGATGATATCAGGATTCATCGTTTCAGCAGTCGGATTATCTGAAATGCTATCATCAGGTACATTAGGTAAGATTGGTGATAAGATAGGCAGTCATCGTTTAATTATTATCGGGCTGGTTTACAGTCTTGTCGTCTACGTCCCGATGGCTTTTGTTAAAACACCACTCCAACTTGGTATTCTACGATTTCTATTAGGCTTTGGTTCGGGGGCACTAGTGCCATCTGTTAATTCATTACTATCAAGAATTACACCACCTGAGGGCATCTCACGTATTTTTAGTTTTAATCAAATGTTCATGAACTTCGGACAGGTGGCGGGGCCACTTTTAGGGAGTGCAATCGCAGGTTATATCAGTTACCAAGCAGTATTTATCGCGACAAGTTGTTTTGTCCTCTTTAATCTGATTTGGTCATTGTTCAATTTTAGAAAATTTTTAGGGGTGAGAACGATTGAGAGTTAA
- the rpmG gene encoding 50S ribosomal protein L33 — MRVKINLKCTGCGQQNYISSKNKATHPDKVKVLKYCPKERKVIIHVEA; from the coding sequence TTGAGAGTTAAAATCAATCTAAAATGTACAGGTTGTGGGCAACAAAACTATATTTCGTCAAAAAATAAAGCAACACATCCGGATAAAGTAAAAGTTTTAAAATACTGTCCGAAAGAGCGTAAGGTTATCATACATGTTGAGGCTTAG
- a CDS encoding FtsW/RodA/SpoVE family cell cycle protein, with protein sequence MKELNKRHFLNYSILIPYLILSVLGLIIVFSTTVPHQIELGLPPYQLFRNQTIFFVFSLVMIAMIYKMKVDKLRSRGWFGILIPIMLALLFIARFLAPPINGAHGWIPIPGIGTIQPAEYLKLVSVWFLAATFAAKQKKIKDQDIDALFNRKQFFINFISGWRLWMVLMVGAVVVMPDMGNALLILISAAIVLATSGISYRWTTGFLKIFGIFSLIALVILKITGGNIIPSIFGSITYVNKRFIAFANPFQDSSDSGHQMINGYYAMSNGGWFGRGLGNSIEKKGYLPEAHTDFVFAIVMEELGLIGGMIILGLIFFLIMRIFMVGIRAKDPFNSMMSIGVGGIFFAQVLVNIGGIAGLIPSTGVTFPFLSQGGNSLLILSVGIGFVLNISADEKRRELAEITSKYDLSELSDTSLSKS encoded by the coding sequence ATGAAAGAACTCAATAAAAGACATTTTTTAAACTACTCGATTTTAATCCCCTATCTGATTCTATCTGTATTGGGTCTCATTATCGTCTTCTCAACAACAGTACCACATCAAATTGAATTAGGCTTACCACCTTATCAGCTATTTAGAAACCAGACCATCTTCTTTGTTTTTTCATTAGTGATGATTGCTATGATATATAAGATGAAGGTTGATAAACTCAGGTCACGTGGTTGGTTTGGTATCTTAATTCCCATCATGCTGGCCTTGCTATTTATCGCAAGGTTTCTAGCACCACCAATTAATGGCGCCCATGGTTGGATTCCCATTCCAGGGATTGGGACCATACAACCAGCTGAGTATTTGAAACTCGTTTCTGTCTGGTTCTTAGCGGCAACTTTTGCAGCAAAACAGAAGAAAATTAAGGACCAGGATATCGATGCCTTGTTCAATAGGAAACAATTTTTTATCAACTTTATCAGTGGATGGCGTCTTTGGATGGTCTTAATGGTGGGTGCGGTTGTCGTCATGCCAGATATGGGGAATGCACTCTTGATTTTGATTAGTGCAGCAATCGTTTTGGCAACCAGTGGTATTTCTTATCGTTGGACAACAGGTTTCTTGAAGATATTTGGTATCTTTTCACTCATCGCTTTAGTGATTTTGAAGATTACCGGCGGCAATATTATTCCTAGTATTTTTGGTTCGATTACCTATGTGAATAAACGCTTTATTGCTTTTGCAAATCCATTTCAGGACAGTAGTGATTCAGGTCACCAAATGATTAATGGCTATTATGCCATGTCAAATGGTGGTTGGTTTGGTCGAGGGTTAGGTAATTCTATCGAGAAAAAAGGATACTTACCCGAAGCACACACTGACTTCGTATTTGCGATTGTGATGGAAGAATTAGGGTTGATTGGTGGTATGATTATCTTAGGTCTGATCTTCTTTCTCATCATGCGTATTTTTATGGTTGGTATTCGTGCTAAAGATCCGTTTAATAGCATGATGTCGATCGGTGTCGGCGGGATCTTTTTTGCCCAAGTACTGGTTAATATTGGCGGTATTGCGGGGTTGATCCCTTCTACAGGTGTTACCTTCCCATTTCTAAGTCAAGGAGGGAACTCACTCTTGATTTTATCCGTAGGTATTGGCTTTGTCCTTAATATTTCTGCTGATGAAAAACGGCGAGAGTTAGCAGAAATTACATCAAAATATGATCTATCTGAGTTATCAGATACCTCGCTTAGTAAGTCGTAG